In a single window of the Novosphingobium sp. IK01 genome:
- the ettA gene encoding energy-dependent translational throttle protein EttA, whose product MAAQYAYVMKNMTKTFPGAQKPVLNNINLQFYQGAKIGIVGPNGAGKSTLMKIMGGIDKDFTGEAWPGENITVGYLPQEPQLDPTKTVLENVKDGAREVADLVDRFNEISNIMADPPEDVDFDALMEEMGDLQGKIDAVDGWTLDNQLEIAMEALRCPPGDWSVESLSGGEKRRIALTRLLIQKPSILLLDEPTNHLDAESVEWLENHLKEYAGAVLMITHDRYFLDNVVGWILELDRGKYFPYEGNYSTYLEKKAKRLEQEDREATGRQKAINDELEWIRAGTKGRQTKSKSRIKKFEELVASQENRSPGKAQIVIQVPERLGGKVIEAKNISKAYGDKLLFENLSFMLPPGGIVGVIGPNGAGKSTLFKLITGQEKPDTGEIDIGSTVRLGYVDQSRDHLDPKKNVWEEISDGLDYMKVNGFDTSTRAYVGAFNFKGQDQQKNVGKLSGGERNRVHMAKMLKQGGNVLLLDEPTNDLDVETLAALEEAIENFAGCAVVISHDRFFLDRLATHILAFEGNSHVEWFEGNFAAYEEDKRRRLGDAADRPTRLAYKKLTR is encoded by the coding sequence ATGGCCGCCCAATACGCCTACGTCATGAAGAACATGACGAAAACCTTCCCCGGCGCGCAAAAGCCGGTGCTCAACAACATCAACCTGCAATTCTACCAGGGCGCCAAGATCGGCATCGTGGGCCCCAACGGCGCGGGCAAGTCCACGCTCATGAAGATCATGGGCGGGATCGACAAGGACTTCACCGGCGAAGCCTGGCCGGGCGAAAACATCACCGTCGGCTACCTGCCGCAGGAACCCCAGCTCGACCCGACCAAGACCGTTCTGGAGAACGTCAAGGACGGCGCGCGCGAAGTGGCCGACCTCGTCGACCGCTTCAACGAAATCTCCAACATCATGGCCGATCCGCCAGAAGACGTGGATTTCGATGCGCTGATGGAGGAAATGGGCGATCTTCAGGGCAAGATCGACGCGGTCGACGGCTGGACGCTCGACAACCAGCTCGAAATCGCGATGGAAGCGCTGCGCTGCCCGCCCGGCGACTGGTCGGTGGAAAGCCTCTCGGGCGGTGAAAAGCGCCGTATCGCGCTCACCCGCCTGCTGATCCAGAAGCCCTCGATCCTGCTGCTCGACGAACCGACCAACCACCTCGACGCCGAAAGCGTCGAATGGCTGGAAAACCACCTCAAGGAATATGCCGGCGCGGTGCTGATGATCACCCACGACCGCTACTTCCTCGACAACGTGGTGGGCTGGATCCTCGAACTCGACCGCGGAAAGTACTTCCCCTACGAAGGCAACTACTCGACCTATCTGGAAAAGAAGGCCAAGCGCCTCGAACAGGAAGACCGCGAGGCGACCGGCCGCCAGAAGGCGATCAACGACGAACTCGAATGGATCCGTGCGGGCACCAAGGGCCGCCAGACCAAGTCGAAGTCGCGTATCAAGAAGTTCGAGGAACTCGTCGCTTCTCAGGAAAACCGCTCGCCCGGCAAGGCCCAGATCGTCATCCAGGTGCCCGAGCGTCTGGGCGGCAAGGTCATCGAAGCCAAGAACATCTCGAAGGCCTATGGCGACAAGCTTCTGTTCGAAAACCTCTCGTTCATGCTGCCGCCGGGCGGCATCGTGGGCGTCATCGGTCCCAACGGCGCGGGCAAGTCGACCCTGTTCAAGCTGATCACCGGTCAGGAAAAGCCCGACACCGGCGAGATCGACATCGGCTCGACCGTGCGCCTTGGCTATGTCGACCAGAGCCGCGACCACCTCGACCCCAAGAAGAACGTCTGGGAAGAAATCTCCGACGGGCTCGACTACATGAAGGTCAACGGCTTCGACACCTCGACCCGTGCCTATGTCGGCGCGTTCAACTTCAAGGGTCAGGACCAGCAGAAGAACGTCGGCAAGCTCTCGGGCGGTGAACGCAACCGCGTCCACATGGCCAAGATGCTCAAGCAGGGCGGCAACGTGCTGCTGCTCGACGAACCGACCAACGACCTCGACGTCGAAACGCTGGCCGCTCTCGAAGAAGCCATCGAAAACTTCGCGGGCTGCGCCGTGGTCATCAGCCACGACCGCTTCTTCCTCGATCGTCTCGCCACGCACATCCTCGCTTTCGAGGGCAACAGCCACGTCGAATGGTTCGAAGGCAACTTTGCGGCCTACGAAGAAGACAAGCGCCGCCGTCTGGGCGATGCGGCCGACCGTCCGACGCGTCTGGCCTACAAGAAGCTCACGCGCTGA
- a CDS encoding RcnB family protein, translating to MAASIKWKSNIGAALAAALLAGSVPATVFAQERGGDHHGGENRGGENRGGENRGGWQQGGGQGGGWQRGGGQWNGGQWNGGQMQARPAPAPVPQAQPQQVQPRPVQPQQQWPRMPQQGGDRQPGWNDNRGGDRQPGWNGNRDGDRQPGWNNNRDGNRQPGWNNNRDGFRQPGWNDNRGGYRQNWDGRQSWNGRQSWNGNRESYRGPWRNDWRRDNRYDWRGYRNDHRDLFRGPRYFSPFPNYRYSRLSIGVYLGAPFYAQQFWIADPWAYRLPPAYPPYHWVRYYDDVMLIDTYTGEVADVIYDFFW from the coding sequence ATGGCCGCCAGCATCAAGTGGAAATCGAACATCGGCGCGGCTCTGGCCGCAGCCCTTCTGGCAGGCTCCGTCCCGGCCACGGTCTTTGCCCAGGAACGCGGCGGCGATCACCATGGTGGTGAAAACCGGGGTGGTGAAAACCGTGGCGGCGAAAACCGTGGCGGATGGCAACAGGGCGGTGGCCAAGGCGGTGGCTGGCAGCGCGGTGGCGGCCAGTGGAATGGTGGCCAGTGGAATGGTGGCCAGATGCAGGCCCGCCCCGCTCCGGCGCCCGTTCCGCAGGCGCAGCCGCAACAGGTTCAGCCCCGTCCGGTCCAGCCCCAGCAGCAATGGCCGCGCATGCCCCAGCAAGGTGGCGATCGTCAGCCGGGGTGGAACGACAACCGCGGCGGCGACCGCCAGCCGGGCTGGAACGGCAACCGCGATGGCGACCGTCAACCGGGCTGGAACAACAACCGTGACGGCAATCGCCAGCCGGGCTGGAACAACAACCGCGATGGCTTTCGCCAGCCGGGCTGGAACGACAACCGCGGCGGGTATCGCCAGAACTGGGATGGTCGCCAGAGTTGGAACGGCCGCCAGAGTTGGAATGGTAATCGCGAGAGCTATCGTGGCCCCTGGCGGAACGACTGGCGCCGGGACAACCGCTATGACTGGCGCGGCTATCGCAACGATCACCGCGATCTGTTCCGGGGCCCGCGCTATTTCTCGCCGTTCCCCAACTATCGCTACAGCCGCCTGAGCATCGGCGTCTATCTGGGCGCGCCGTTCTATGCCCAGCAGTTCTGGATCGCCGATCCGTGGGCCTATCGCCTGCCGCCGGCCTACCCGCCCTACCATTGGGTCCGCTATTACGACGACGTGATGCTGATCGATACCTACACCGGCGAAGTCGCCGACGTGATCTACGACTTCTTCTGGTAG
- a CDS encoding winged helix DNA-binding protein — translation MSGASSGGGPVDAEADDFRIASSLYALRRRRDGAAPLKGLFGEPAWDILLDLFIAHCRGDDLQVSSVCIEASVPSTTILRWIARLESEGMLYRVADSADGRRRYVRLTQDGLAMMHNILGAIGGGS, via the coding sequence GTGAGCGGGGCTTCGTCCGGAGGCGGTCCGGTCGATGCCGAAGCCGATGATTTTCGTATCGCCAGTTCGCTCTATGCGCTGCGCCGCCGGCGCGACGGGGCTGCCCCGCTCAAGGGGCTGTTCGGCGAACCGGCCTGGGACATTCTGCTCGACCTGTTCATCGCCCACTGTCGCGGGGACGATCTTCAGGTTTCGAGCGTGTGCATCGAGGCGAGTGTCCCTTCGACGACGATCCTGCGCTGGATCGCCCGGCTTGAAAGCGAGGGGATGCTCTATCGCGTGGCCGACAGCGCCGATGGCCGCCGTCGCTATGTCCGCCTGACGCAGGACGGGCTGGCGATGATGCACAATATCCTGGGGGCGATCGGCGGGGGAAGCTGA
- a CDS encoding prolyl hydroxylase family protein — translation MVFFRSGKRDAQGSETQNNGGDSDRAALRRVGDQVRARLDADPAVYRLPVEGFELYAVGDFFTRTECERLIAIVDSVARPSETYNPGGGRTSYSGDVDPHDPFIRMLQRRIDDLVGIDPAFGETIQGQRYLPGQEFKAHFDHFRPSDPMWEDEIAHGGQRSWTAMAYLNAVEEGGSTDFPKVDITPGVHVSIPPQPGALLIWNNMAPDGRPNPRSLHAGCPVIKGVKYVLTKWYRARPWV, via the coding sequence ATGGTGTTCTTCCGATCCGGCAAGCGTGACGCCCAGGGCAGCGAAACCCAGAACAACGGCGGCGACAGCGACCGCGCCGCTCTCAGGCGCGTGGGCGATCAGGTCCGCGCCCGACTCGATGCCGATCCTGCCGTCTACCGCCTGCCGGTCGAAGGGTTCGAACTCTACGCCGTGGGCGACTTCTTCACCCGCACCGAATGCGAACGGCTGATCGCCATCGTCGATTCGGTCGCGCGGCCTTCGGAAACCTACAACCCCGGCGGGGGCCGCACGAGCTACAGCGGGGATGTCGATCCCCACGATCCGTTCATCCGCATGCTGCAACGCCGGATCGACGATCTGGTCGGCATCGACCCGGCCTTTGGCGAGACGATCCAGGGCCAGCGCTATCTGCCCGGACAGGAATTCAAGGCCCATTTCGACCACTTCCGCCCGTCCGACCCGATGTGGGAAGACGAAATCGCCCATGGCGGCCAGCGCAGCTGGACAGCCATGGCCTATCTCAACGCGGTCGAGGAAGGCGGCTCGACCGACTTTCCCAAGGTCGACATCACGCCGGGGGTCCATGTCTCGATCCCGCCCCAGCCCGGCGCACTGCTGATCTGGAACAACATGGCACCCGACGGACGGCCCAACCCGCGCAGCCTCCATGCCGGTTGCCCGGTCATCAAAGGCGTCAAATACGTGCTCACCAAGTGGTATCGGGCCCGCCCGTGGGTCTGA
- a CDS encoding DUF885 domain-containing protein: protein MGLTARPRALALLACPALLVLLSPPLHAQDGTATTITAPASGSRSYGYPSSADQALDAFLAKDDAARRALDPVETLERGEPLSAERLAMLFTPALASAQRARNAAARTALADLAAAHDLDPAHRISARAYAAVLDDEQAMLAPPVQDMLALMPLSPSGGIQAEFPALASEGGPEPLDTSADHAAMLARDRALPRVFATAIARYREGMAQGITSPKVVVRTLISEIDALLARPPERSLFMTPADEPFTLSAGGTKAHALAHARLRRAYREATLGSVYPAYRALRTFLASEYLPAARNSVGLSQLPGGAALYRALLRHHTSVDLDPDAVHALGLAEVARIQREMVTVKDQLGFAGPLPAFFAHIRVDPRFHPRRQEDLAAGYRHVAAIVAAQAPNYFLTIPHTPLLILPHPAYRARYEAGGSYSPGSPDGSRPGVFFFNTFDLKSRFLSGVDTLYLHEGAPGHHFQISLAQEDDSLPAFQRFGGNTAYVEGWALYAETLGYPMGLYDDPMQHWGTLDDEMLRAMRLVVDTGLHSQGWSRAQALDYMLANSGMGRSDAETEVDRYIADPGQAVAYKIGALAIQQLRDEAEKKMGARFDVRVFHQQVLGSGALPLPVLEDKVHAWMATD from the coding sequence GTGGGTCTGACGGCCAGGCCCCGCGCGCTTGCCCTTCTGGCCTGTCCCGCACTGCTGGTCCTGCTGTCTCCCCCGCTCCACGCGCAGGACGGCACCGCGACCACCATCACCGCCCCGGCCAGCGGCTCCCGATCTTACGGCTATCCGTCTTCGGCCGATCAGGCGCTCGATGCCTTTCTGGCAAAGGACGACGCCGCACGCCGCGCGCTCGATCCGGTCGAGACCCTCGAACGAGGCGAGCCGCTCTCCGCCGAGCGCCTCGCCATGCTGTTCACGCCCGCGCTTGCCTCGGCCCAGCGCGCGCGCAATGCCGCCGCGCGCACGGCCCTTGCCGACCTTGCCGCCGCCCACGATCTCGACCCGGCGCACCGCATCTCGGCACGCGCCTATGCCGCCGTGCTCGACGACGAGCAGGCCATGCTGGCCCCGCCGGTTCAGGACATGCTCGCGCTGATGCCGCTCAGCCCGAGCGGGGGCATCCAGGCCGAATTTCCGGCGCTCGCCTCGGAAGGCGGGCCAGAGCCGCTCGACACTTCGGCCGATCACGCCGCCATGCTCGCCCGCGACCGCGCCCTGCCGCGCGTCTTTGCCACGGCCATCGCCCGCTATCGCGAAGGCATGGCGCAGGGGATCACCAGTCCCAAGGTCGTCGTACGCACGCTGATCAGCGAAATCGACGCCCTGCTCGCCCGCCCGCCCGAACGCTCGCTGTTCATGACCCCCGCCGACGAACCCTTCACGCTGAGCGCTGGCGGGACAAAGGCCCATGCCCTCGCCCACGCGCGCCTGCGCCGTGCCTATCGCGAGGCCACGCTCGGCTCGGTCTATCCTGCCTATCGCGCCTTGCGCACATTTCTGGCGAGCGAATACCTGCCCGCCGCGCGCAACAGCGTGGGCCTCTCGCAGCTTCCGGGCGGGGCAGCCCTCTATCGCGCGCTGCTGCGCCACCACACCAGTGTCGATCTCGATCCCGATGCGGTCCATGCGCTGGGGCTGGCCGAAGTCGCGCGGATCCAGCGCGAGATGGTCACCGTCAAGGACCAGCTCGGCTTTGCCGGGCCCCTCCCCGCCTTCTTTGCCCACATCCGGGTCGACCCGCGCTTCCACCCGCGCAGGCAGGAAGATCTGGCCGCCGGCTATCGCCATGTGGCCGCCATCGTGGCCGCGCAAGCCCCCAACTATTTCCTGACGATCCCGCACACCCCGCTGCTGATCCTGCCCCACCCGGCCTATCGCGCGCGCTACGAGGCGGGGGGCAGCTACAGCCCCGGCAGCCCCGACGGCAGCCGTCCGGGCGTGTTCTTTTTCAACACGTTCGACCTCAAGAGCCGCTTCCTGAGCGGGGTCGACACGCTCTACCTCCACGAAGGGGCGCCCGGCCACCATTTCCAGATCAGCCTGGCCCAGGAAGACGACAGCCTCCCCGCGTTCCAGCGCTTTGGCGGCAATACCGCCTATGTCGAAGGCTGGGCGCTCTATGCCGAGACGCTGGGCTATCCGATGGGCCTCTACGACGATCCGATGCAGCACTGGGGCACGCTCGACGACGAGATGCTGCGCGCGATGCGCCTCGTGGTCGACACCGGGCTGCACAGCCAGGGCTGGAGCCGGGCCCAGGCGCTCGACTACATGCTCGCCAATTCGGGCATGGGGCGCAGCGACGCGGAAACCGAGGTCGACCGCTACATCGCCGATCCGGGACAGGCCGTGGCCTACAAGATCGGCGCGCTGGCGATCCAGCAGTTGCGCGACGAGGCCGAAAAGAAAATGGGCGCGCGCTTCGACGTGCGGGTCTTCCACCAGCAGGTTCTGGGCAGCGGGGCGCTGCCGCTGCCGGTTCTGGAAGACAAGGTCCATGCGTGGATGGCGACAGACTGA
- a CDS encoding SixA phosphatase family protein, which produces MKTLALFRHAKSDWSDARARDFDRPLNARGQRGALAMGRYIRDTGRRFDRVIASPAVRVAETVEYASKAWGRSFPVEWDRRIYLASSAVLVDLLRELTGDPETVLMIGHNPGLEDVIFDLVPDDGSSPLRDVVEAKFPTATFAVLELDIARWADIDSGCARLVSLMRPRDLDPALGPVLPGSLDP; this is translated from the coding sequence GTGAAGACGCTAGCCCTGTTCCGCCATGCCAAGTCCGACTGGAGCGACGCGCGCGCCCGCGACTTCGACAGGCCCCTCAACGCGCGCGGGCAGCGCGGGGCCCTGGCCATGGGGCGCTACATTCGCGACACCGGGCGCCGGTTCGACCGGGTGATCGCCTCGCCCGCCGTGCGCGTGGCCGAGACGGTCGAATATGCGAGCAAGGCCTGGGGGCGCAGTTTTCCGGTCGAGTGGGACCGGCGGATCTATCTGGCCAGTTCGGCGGTGCTGGTCGACCTCCTGCGCGAACTGACCGGCGACCCCGAGACGGTGCTGATGATCGGGCACAATCCGGGGCTGGAGGACGTGATCTTCGATCTCGTGCCCGACGACGGGTCGAGCCCCTTGCGCGATGTGGTCGAGGCCAAGTTTCCGACCGCGACGTTTGCCGTGCTCGAACTCGACATCGCGCGCTGGGCAGACATCGACAGCGGCTGCGCACGGCTGGTCTCGCTGATGCGCCCGCGCGATCTCGATCCGGCGCTCGGGCCGGTTCTGCCCGGCTCGCTCGATCCCTGA
- a CDS encoding ATP-dependent DNA helicase: MAEPDDPSAPAALALPAIHASHGGCWLRGVGLFPSTRTVGKGESIVAAADTPLLMLNAPLVASRLGYPDLSGLDLLELYAFIHPARFVVPTPKGLATALGLPVPEADADVPLLLQQAAEALLATAAAPDWPERDGAWSVLQSLVKLRWPWATLLQGRIVRPQQAERWLFARLPEWEESAERPQPAQVTLDPEDVAARLARLTGAGAEDRPGQRAFAQEAAQAFAPRRAAREPHIVLAQAGTGTGKTLGYLAPASLWTQQSGGTVWVSTYTKALQRQLRRESTRAFAMPPPGSKAPSPVVVRKGRENYLCLLNLEDALQGGFTGRPAIMAQLVARWAAYSQDGDMIGGDLPGWLGTLFRKRGITALTDQRGECVYAGCPHYRKCFIERAARASAEAELVIANHALVMVNAARGRDVAQRPTRIVFDEGHHVFDAADSTFGAELTGAEAIELRRWVIGPEGKSRGRRRGLSARLADVASYDDEGATAITQAREAAELLPADGWLGRIGEGMPDGPIEALLAAVRATVLARDESGGSEAGYGLETEAAQLDGPIVEAAAQALAALEGLRQPLLRLSLRLEALMQDGPDWLDGQARARIEGARSAIAWRTDLLAGWIALLGRLGGPPDPDFVDWLALDRSDGREWDMGLRRHHLDPMKPFAQTVLAPAHGVLMTSATLTDGGDWAGAIQRSGAAQLDVRPHLFAAESPFDYPNQAEVLIVTDVVKGDIPALAGAYARLIEASGGGVLGLFTAIRRLRAVHGRIADRLARAGLPLFAQHVDPIDTGTLVDIFRDDPRASLLGTDALRDGVDVPGQSLRLVVMEQVPWPKPSILHRARRLATPVEEGGAQGHDDRIIRARLAQAFGRLIRSADDRGHFVVLSSAFPSRLLGAFPPGTPVRRVTLDQALQSIAARVDDAHGGAERPFIPAPNCERPA; the protein is encoded by the coding sequence ATGGCCGAACCCGACGATCCTTCTGCGCCCGCAGCTCTGGCCCTGCCGGCGATCCATGCCAGCCATGGCGGCTGCTGGCTGCGCGGGGTGGGGCTGTTCCCTTCTACCCGCACAGTCGGCAAGGGCGAATCCATCGTCGCGGCGGCCGATACCCCGCTGCTCATGCTCAATGCGCCGCTGGTGGCCAGCCGTCTGGGCTATCCCGACCTGTCGGGGCTCGACCTGCTCGAACTCTATGCGTTCATCCACCCTGCGCGCTTTGTCGTGCCCACGCCCAAGGGGCTGGCCACTGCGCTGGGTCTGCCCGTGCCCGAAGCGGATGCGGACGTGCCGCTGCTGTTGCAGCAGGCGGCAGAGGCCTTGCTGGCGACGGCCGCTGCGCCCGACTGGCCCGAACGCGATGGCGCATGGAGCGTCCTGCAATCGCTGGTCAAGTTGCGCTGGCCCTGGGCCACGTTGCTTCAGGGGCGGATCGTCCGGCCCCAGCAGGCCGAGCGCTGGCTGTTTGCGCGCCTGCCCGAATGGGAGGAAAGCGCCGAGCGGCCCCAGCCCGCGCAAGTCACCCTCGATCCCGAGGATGTCGCCGCGCGGCTTGCCCGGCTGACCGGCGCGGGGGCCGAAGACCGCCCCGGTCAGCGCGCTTTCGCGCAGGAAGCGGCTCAGGCCTTCGCCCCGCGCCGTGCCGCGCGCGAGCCGCATATCGTGCTCGCCCAGGCGGGGACGGGGACGGGCAAGACGCTGGGCTATCTGGCGCCTGCCTCGCTCTGGACGCAGCAATCGGGCGGCACGGTCTGGGTTTCGACGTATACCAAGGCGCTGCAACGCCAGTTGCGCCGCGAGAGCACGCGCGCCTTTGCCATGCCGCCGCCCGGCAGCAAGGCGCCTTCGCCGGTGGTCGTGCGCAAGGGGCGCGAGAATTACCTGTGCCTGCTCAACCTCGAAGATGCGTTGCAGGGCGGCTTCACCGGGCGCCCGGCGATCATGGCGCAGCTCGTCGCGCGCTGGGCCGCCTATAGCCAGGACGGCGACATGATCGGCGGCGATCTGCCCGGCTGGCTGGGCACGCTGTTCCGCAAGCGGGGAATCACCGCGCTGACCGACCAGCGCGGTGAATGCGTCTATGCGGGCTGTCCGCACTATCGCAAATGCTTCATCGAGCGGGCCGCGCGCGCCAGTGCCGAGGCCGAACTGGTCATCGCCAATCATGCGCTGGTCATGGTCAATGCCGCGCGCGGGCGCGACGTGGCCCAGCGGCCCACGCGGATCGTCTTCGACGAAGGCCACCATGTCTTCGATGCCGCCGACAGCACGTTCGGCGCCGAACTGACCGGGGCCGAGGCCATCGAGCTGCGCCGCTGGGTGATCGGCCCGGAGGGCAAGTCGCGCGGGCGGCGGCGCGGGCTTTCCGCGCGGCTGGCCGACGTGGCGAGCTATGACGACGAAGGCGCGACCGCGATCACCCAGGCGCGCGAGGCTGCCGAACTGCTCCCCGCCGATGGCTGGCTGGGCCGGATCGGGGAAGGGATGCCCGATGGCCCGATCGAGGCGCTGCTGGCCGCCGTGCGCGCGACCGTGCTGGCCCGCGACGAAAGCGGCGGGAGCGAGGCGGGCTATGGCCTTGAAACCGAAGCCGCGCAGCTCGATGGCCCGATTGTCGAAGCCGCCGCGCAGGCGCTCGCCGCGCTCGAGGGCCTGCGCCAGCCGCTTTTGCGGCTGAGCCTGCGGCTCGAAGCCCTGATGCAGGACGGGCCGGACTGGCTCGACGGGCAGGCCCGCGCGCGGATCGAGGGCGCCCGCAGCGCGATTGCCTGGCGCACCGACCTCTTGGCCGGCTGGATCGCGCTGCTCGGACGGCTGGGCGGACCGCCCGACCCCGATTTCGTCGACTGGCTCGCGCTCGACCGTTCGGACGGGCGCGAATGGGACATGGGCCTGCGCCGCCACCATCTCGATCCGATGAAGCCGTTTGCCCAGACCGTGCTGGCCCCGGCACACGGCGTGCTGATGACCTCGGCGACGCTGACCGACGGGGGCGACTGGGCCGGGGCGATCCAGCGCAGCGGGGCTGCCCAGCTCGATGTCAGGCCGCACCTGTTCGCCGCCGAAAGCCCGTTCGACTATCCCAACCAGGCCGAAGTTTTGATCGTGACCGATGTGGTCAAGGGCGATATCCCCGCGCTGGCGGGGGCCTATGCCCGGCTGATCGAGGCGAGCGGCGGGGGCGTGCTGGGCTTGTTCACCGCGATCCGCCGCCTGCGCGCGGTCCATGGCCGGATTGCCGACCGCCTCGCCCGCGCAGGGCTGCCGCTCTTTGCCCAGCATGTCGATCCGATCGATACCGGCACGCTGGTTGACATCTTCCGCGACGATCCGCGCGCCTCGCTGCTGGGGACCGACGCGCTGCGCGACGGGGTCGATGTGCCGGGGCAATCGCTGCGGTTGGTGGTGATGGAGCAGGTGCCCTGGCCCAAGCCCTCGATTCTCCACCGCGCGCGGCGCCTCGCCACGCCGGTCGAGGAAGGCGGCGCGCAAGGCCACGACGACCGCATCATCCGCGCGCGGCTGGCGCAGGCCTTTGGCCGCCTGATCCGTTCGGCCGACGACCGCGGGCATTTCGTGGTGCTTTCCTCGGCCTTTCCCTCGCGCCTGCTCGGGGCCTTTCCGCCCGGAACGCCGGTGCGCCGGGTAACCCTTGATCAGGCTTTACAATCCATCGCGGCGCGTGTTGATGACGCGCATGGAGGGGCGGAGAGGCCCTTCATCCCGGCCCCGAACTGCGAGAGACCCGCGTGA
- a CDS encoding flagellin, translating into MAVINTNISAIRAANASISASQLAGVAMERLSTGKRINGAKDDAAGLAITTTMTSQIQGMNQGIRNANDGISMAQTADGALNEVTAMLQRIRELAVQSKSDTYQQSDRDAMQSEVGNLTAQISDVLNNTLFNGNNTFKVMTTTPATDGSDDLTLDIQAGAETTNVVTLRSVAFDGQVMFGSGASAYDPTSTTQSLDVSDPVKAKTTMDNVDLALKSVSAVRAEFGAGQNRLQSVVNNLTDNVTNLSDARSRILDTDYSAETTAMAKAQILAQASTAMIAQANQAQQNVLTLLR; encoded by the coding sequence ATGGCCGTCATCAACACCAACATCTCGGCGATCCGCGCCGCCAATGCCTCGATTTCCGCCTCGCAGCTTGCAGGCGTTGCCATGGAACGCCTTTCGACCGGCAAGCGCATCAATGGCGCCAAGGACGACGCGGCGGGCCTTGCCATCACCACCACGATGACCTCGCAGATCCAGGGCATGAACCAGGGCATCCGCAACGCCAACGACGGTATCTCGATGGCCCAGACCGCCGATGGCGCGCTCAACGAAGTGACCGCGATGCTCCAGCGCATCCGCGAACTGGCGGTCCAGTCGAAGTCGGACACCTACCAGCAGTCGGACCGCGATGCGATGCAGTCGGAAGTCGGCAACCTGACCGCGCAGATCTCCGACGTGCTCAACAACACCCTGTTCAACGGCAACAACACGTTCAAGGTGATGACCACGACCCCGGCCACCGACGGTTCGGACGATCTCACCCTCGACATCCAGGCCGGCGCCGAAACCACCAACGTGGTCACCTTGCGCTCGGTCGCTTTCGACGGACAGGTCATGTTCGGCTCGGGCGCCAGCGCCTATGACCCGACCTCGACCACCCAGTCGCTCGACGTCAGCGACCCGGTCAAGGCCAAGACGACGATGGACAATGTCGACCTCGCGCTCAAGTCGGTGAGCGCCGTGCGCGCCGAATTCGGCGCCGGGCAGAACCGTCTGCAATCGGTCGTCAACAACCTGACCGACAACGTGACCAACCTTTCGGATGCGCGCAGCCGCATTCTCGATACCGATTATTCTGCCGAGACCACCGCGATGGCCAAGGCCCAGATCCTGGCCCAGGCGTCCACCGCGATGATCGCCCAGGCCAACCAGGCCCAGCAGAATGTCCTGACGCTCCTGAGGTAA